A stretch of Bradyrhizobium diazoefficiens DNA encodes these proteins:
- a CDS encoding sugar ABC transporter ATP-binding protein: MSDIALSLRKATKLYAGVPAIDGVDFDLRRGEIHALVGENGAGKSTLTKVMAGVVTLTSGTMSVDGVDVAPKTPLEARNLGIAMVFQENSLVPTMTVAQNLFLGQEKFYNRLRGIYIAAQQFLQSLNFDVTPTATVSGLGAAKKQMVEIARAVLHRAKVIIFDEPTASLTPEEKKYFFDLVRDLKKRGVSIVFISHALEEALLLADRITVLRDGKHVVTDDVAKFDRTAIVQAMVGRDLSNTLYGARKSSVRPVGARVLTVQNLKMAPMVKNNSLSVFAGQITGVFGLVGAGRTETFKIVAGVLKRDFFHGGEILLHDQPVRYRVPAPAVKAGIAYVTEDRKVEGFFETSSIARNIYLGLLSKFPRGRMMLSRREADAVGKTWIEKLKVRAIGDNGKVVELSGGNQQKVVIAKSLVQEPDLIIFDEPTRGVDVGAIVEIHELINRLADEGKAVVVISSYLPEIMALSDRILVSRQGKVVEEFSALEATEEKIMYAAIH; the protein is encoded by the coding sequence ATGAGCGACATCGCACTCTCGCTGCGCAAGGCCACAAAACTCTACGCGGGCGTGCCGGCTATCGACGGGGTCGACTTCGACCTCCGCCGCGGCGAGATCCACGCACTGGTCGGCGAGAACGGTGCCGGCAAGTCGACCCTGACCAAGGTGATGGCGGGCGTCGTGACGCTGACCTCGGGGACCATGAGTGTCGACGGCGTCGATGTCGCGCCGAAGACGCCGCTGGAGGCGCGTAATCTCGGTATCGCCATGGTGTTCCAGGAGAACAGCCTGGTACCGACCATGACGGTGGCGCAGAATTTGTTTCTCGGGCAGGAGAAGTTTTACAACCGTCTGCGCGGCATCTACATCGCTGCGCAGCAGTTTTTGCAGTCGCTCAATTTCGACGTCACGCCGACCGCAACCGTCAGCGGCCTTGGCGCGGCCAAGAAACAGATGGTGGAGATCGCGCGCGCGGTCCTGCACCGCGCCAAGGTCATCATCTTCGACGAACCGACCGCATCGCTGACGCCGGAGGAGAAGAAGTACTTCTTCGACCTCGTCCGCGACCTCAAGAAGCGCGGCGTCTCGATCGTCTTCATTTCGCACGCCCTGGAGGAGGCCCTACTGCTCGCCGACCGCATCACGGTGCTGCGCGACGGCAAGCATGTCGTGACCGACGACGTCGCCAAATTCGACCGCACCGCGATCGTGCAGGCCATGGTCGGTCGTGATCTCTCCAATACGCTCTACGGTGCGCGGAAGAGCAGCGTGCGGCCGGTCGGCGCGCGCGTTCTCACGGTGCAGAATTTGAAGATGGCGCCGATGGTGAAGAACAATTCGCTGTCGGTCTTCGCGGGGCAAATCACCGGCGTGTTCGGCCTCGTCGGCGCGGGCCGCACCGAAACCTTCAAGATCGTCGCCGGCGTGCTCAAGCGCGACTTCTTCCATGGCGGCGAGATCCTGCTGCACGACCAGCCGGTGCGCTACCGGGTGCCGGCACCGGCGGTCAAGGCCGGCATCGCCTATGTCACCGAGGACCGCAAGGTCGAGGGCTTCTTCGAGACCTCCTCGATCGCGCGCAACATCTACCTCGGCCTGCTGTCGAAATTTCCCAGGGGACGGATGATGCTGTCGCGGCGGGAGGCCGATGCGGTCGGCAAGACCTGGATCGAGAAGCTCAAGGTTCGCGCCATCGGCGACAACGGCAAGGTGGTCGAGCTGTCCGGCGGCAATCAGCAGAAGGTCGTGATCGCCAAGTCGCTGGTGCAGGAGCCCGACCTGATCATCTTCGACGAGCCGACCCGCGGCGTCGACGTCGGCGCCATCGTCGAGATCCACGAGCTGATCAACCGGCTCGCCGACGAGGGCAAGGCGGTCGTGGTCATCTCGTCCTATCTGCCCGAGATCATGGCGCTGTCCGACCGCATCCTGGTCTCGCGCCAGGGCAAGGTCGTGGAGGAATTCTCTGCACTTGAGGCGACGGAGGAGAAGATCATGTACGCAGCGATCCACTAA
- a CDS encoding DUF2059 domain-containing protein, which produces MSRRLLTIAGILLLLAYGASAQVPSPEALNAARKLVVTLKIADQYRALLPQLLLKLRPVVAQDRPEIEHDYDAMTAPGAEIYAPFFTAMVDQIAAVYAASFTLDELRQIEAFYAQPAGQKLLAQSDALAQASTQIGQDVGQKAADQLKQRLIEALRQKGHKL; this is translated from the coding sequence ATGTCCAGACGGTTGTTGACGATCGCCGGCATTCTCCTGCTCCTCGCTTATGGCGCGTCCGCACAGGTGCCGTCGCCGGAGGCTCTGAATGCGGCCCGCAAGCTCGTCGTCACGCTGAAGATCGCCGATCAGTATCGCGCGCTGCTGCCGCAGCTCCTGCTCAAGCTGCGGCCGGTGGTGGCGCAGGACAGGCCGGAGATTGAGCACGATTATGACGCGATGACGGCGCCCGGCGCCGAGATCTACGCCCCGTTCTTTACCGCGATGGTCGACCAGATCGCCGCCGTCTATGCCGCGAGCTTCACCCTGGACGAACTGCGCCAGATCGAGGCATTCTACGCCCAGCCAGCCGGGCAGAAGCTTCTGGCGCAGTCGGATGCACTGGCGCAGGCGAGCACGCAGATCGGCCAGGATGTCGGCCAGAAGGCCGCCGACCAATTGAAGCAGCGCCTGATCGAAGCGCTGCGCCAGAAAGGGCACAAGCTGTAG